Proteins encoded together in one Oncorhynchus nerka isolate Pitt River linkage group LG19, Oner_Uvic_2.0, whole genome shotgun sequence window:
- the LOC135562388 gene encoding keratin-associated protein 5-4-like: MRGSGASGMRGGSSDSAGQAGSSGSSAGQGGRSGSGAGQAGRSGSGAGQAGGSGAGQAGGSGSGAGQAGGSGSGAGQAGGSGSGAGQAGRTVGLMRGAGTGMPCILCHANSFLSTLSTTSSTLSDSALCFADSSNSIHGSAQGPFPSRISSQVHLSKECSLSHCCCCFCCFSCCCLCCCCCCSCCTCRFSCGSCLLTRCLVLWWVIL; the protein is encoded by the coding sequence atgaggggctctggcgcctctggcatgaggggcggtagctctgacagcgccggacaggcgggaagctccggcagcagcgccggacaggggggacgctccggcagcggcgccggacaggcgggacgctccggcagcggcgccggacaggcgggaggctccggcgccggacaggcgggaggctccggcagcggcgccggacaggcgggaggctccggcagcggcgccggacaggcgggaggctccggcagcggcgccggacaggcgggacgcactgtaggcctgatgcgtggtgctggcactggtatgccgtgcatactatgccacgccaacagctttctttctactctgtccactacatcctccacactctcagactcagcactctgcttcgccgacagctccaattccatccatggctctgcccagggtccttttccgtcaaggatctcctcccaagtccatttatccaaagagtgcagcctctcccactgctgctgctgcttctgttgcttctcctgctgctgcctttgctgctgctgctgttgctcctgctgcacctgtcgcttctcctgtggctcctgcctgttgacacgctgcttggtcctgtggtgggtgattctgtaa